In Ostrea edulis chromosome 4, xbOstEdul1.1, whole genome shotgun sequence, a single window of DNA contains:
- the LOC125669324 gene encoding uncharacterized protein LOC125669324 produces the protein MHPRRSAQDVLLCDFCETAPLQSHCKLCHINLCVICVGKHLSDSSKDHNVVPFIKHIKSTSNYPKCPKHAEKHCEMFCEKCAIPVCSTCVTSGEHEGHKFSDVLKKISSKTESLQKDLEELETRIHPRYEEMASDVQTEKAELETKYGKLTTAADQQGELLHREITAIVNKRKSDIAEMKNKHLAALNKNTDEITNRITELRQIIQDLKKILDSNDVSLTSSYKSRNSEFRTLPSKVRVTLPSFSPQKINKDQLNEMFGSLPPLSINTEHGDTMKSAEAVSSPPVKPLLDEPRITATIDTGYGRYELRSVSCLSEDQVWTRGDNKTMMLLNLQSELLTSIKTKSGNTPRDIAVTRDGDLVYTDYHDKTVNLIKNKQIQTVITLQGWIPFRQGWRPLNVCCTAANNLLVTMESDDETQSKVVRYSGSKEKQSIQFDDQGRPLYSSGYYKYLSENRNLDICVADCDARAVVVVNQSGKLRFRYTGHPSNTKQPFDPVGITTDSQSHILTADNDRIHILDQDGQFLRYILCGLEDPSGLCVDIRDNLFVAEYRTAKVKKIQYL, from the coding sequence ATgcatccccggcgcagtgcCCAGGACGTCCTACTGTGTGACTTCTGTGAAACTGCccccctacagagtcactgtaaactttgtcatataaatctctgtgtTATCTGTGTCGGTAAACATCTCTCCGATTCCTCTAAAGATCACAATGTCGTGCCCTTTATAAAACACATAAAGTCTACCTCTAACtacccaaaatgtccgaaacacGCCGAAAAACATTGTGAAATGTTCTGTGAGAAATGTGCcattcctgtctgttctacctgcgtcACCTCAGGTGAACATGAAGGTCACAAATTTTCAGATGTTCTGAAAAAAATCAGCtctaaaacagaaagtttacaaaaagatttagAGGAACTCGAGACCAGAATTCATCCccgatatgaagaaatggcgtcCGATGTCCAAACTGAGAAAGCCGAGTTAGAAACTAAATACGGGAAACTGACAACAGCCGCCGATCAACAAGGAGAACTCTTACACCGGGAGattaccgccattgtcaacaAGCGGAAATCCGACATTGCggagatgaaaaacaaacacctgGCCGCTCTcaataaaaatacagatgaaATTACAAACCGAATTACAGAACTCAGACAGATCATTCAGGACCTGAAGAAAATACTGGACTCcaatgacgtctccttaacctcatcttacaaatctaggaattccgaattCAGAACATTACCGTCTAAAGTCCGAGTCACATTACCGAGTTTctctcctcagaaaataaacaaagatcagctcaatgaaatgttcgGTTCTCTgccgccattatccattaacacagaacatggcgacacaatgaagtcagcagaagctgtatcgtctcctccagtcaaaccactgcttgatgagccgcgcatcaccgccaccatagacactgggtatggTAGATACGAACTAcgcagtgttagctgtctgagtgaagatcaagtctggacacgcGGCGATAACAAAACCATGATgctgctcaacctccagagtgaactactgacatcaataaaaaccaagtcagggaacaCACCGcgggacatagcagtgacacgggacggagatcttgtttatactgactatcATGATAAAACTGTtaacttaattaagaataaacagatacagaccgtgatcacactacaggggtggataCCCTTTAGACAGGGGTGGAGACCTCTCAatgtctgctgtaccgcggCTAACAacctcctggttaccatggagAGTGATGATGAAAcacaatccaaagtcgtgcgttactccggctccaaagagaaacaaagcattcagtttgatgatcagggtcgtcctctctattcatctgGTTATTAtaaatacctcagtgagaacaggaacctggatatctgtgtggctgactgtGACGCTagagcagtagtggtggtcaatcagtcaggaaaactccgatttagatacactggtcatccctctaataccaagcAACCATTTGATCCagtcggcatcactacagacagccagagtcacatcctgacagcagacaatgaccgtatccacatcctagatcaggacggacagttcctccgttacattctcTGTGGTTTAGAAGATCCATcaggtttatgtgtggacatcagagacaacctctttgtggctgagtatcgcactgctaaagtgaagaaaatccaatatctataa